The following proteins are co-located in the Triticum aestivum cultivar Chinese Spring chromosome 1A, IWGSC CS RefSeq v2.1, whole genome shotgun sequence genome:
- the LOC123167448 gene encoding probable potassium transporter 3, translating into MHSMDCERGISPENIVDLYPVEDYLHENPRHWRSYYKHVLLLAYQSCGVVYGDLSTSPLYVYKSTFAGSLRRFEDEETIFGVFSLVFWTITLIPLLKYVFIVLSADDNGEGGTFALYSLLVRHAKISLMPNQQAADEELSTYHKPGYAAQDTAILRALRRFLENHSKSRTCLLLTVLFGASLVIGDGVLTPAMSVMSSFSGLQVHSHTLTNGEVVILSCIVLVCLFMLQHWGTHRVAFLFAPVIVTWLLLLGGTGVYNIIVWNPRVFYALSPTYLIRFFMRTGREGWIALGGVLLSMTGTEAMFADLGHFTATSIRVAFVGLIYPCLVLQYMGQAAFLSKTPECDIHFIFFKSIPVQLFWPVLVVATLASIVGSQAVITATFSIVRQCMALGCFPRVKIVHTSSLIPGQIYSPEINWLLMLVCLSVTVGFRDTVLIGNAYGMACSGVMVVTTLLMTLVIIFVWQLGFIMAALFLLAFGVVEAAYLSAALMKVPQGGWLPLALSLLFVAIMYTWHYGTRLKHSFDVQNKVSLRWIHALGPSLGIVRVPGIGLIYSELASGVPAVFSHFVTNLPAFHQVLVFVCVKSVPVPHVCPEERHLVGRIGPRDFHMFRCVVRYGYKDMLGEESDFENDLVLRIAEFVHMEAAEAADNRPSDGAASAVEGRMAVVRRPSDLARTGRLLVQEPADEESLVVRAATAATDGDKSDTLESLQAIYEAESPAAAAAYGSRRQRVRFELSDLAGEHVDPEVKAELAAIVEAKHAGVAYIMGHSYIKARKSSNVFKKFAIDIAYNFLRKNSRGPAVALNIPHISLIEVGMIYYV; encoded by the exons ATGCACTCGATGGATTGCGAAAGGGGCATCTCGCCGGAGAACATCGTCGATCTGTACCCTGTCGAGGACTACCTGCATGAGAACCCG CGGCACTGGAGATCCTACTACAAGCACGTGCTGCTCCTGGCGTACCAGAGCTGCGGCGTGGTGTACGGCGACCTGAGCACGTCGCCGCTGTACGTGTACAAGAGCACCTTCGCCGGCTCGCTCCGGCGGTTCGAGGACGAGGAGACCATCTTCGGCGTCTTCTCGCTCGTCTTCTGGACCATCACCCTCATCCCGCTCCTCAAGTACGTCTTCATCGTGCTCAGCGCCGACGACAACGGCGAGGGCGGCACCTTCGCGCTCTACTCGCTGCTGGTGCGGCACGCCAAGATCAGCCTGATGCCCAACCAGCAGGCCGCCGACGAGGAGCTCTCCACCTACCACAAGCCAGGCTACGCGGCGCAGGACACGGCCATCCTACGCGCGCTCCGCCGCTTCCTAGAGAACCACAGCAAGTCGCGCACCTGCCTCCTCCTCACCGTCCTCTTCGGCGCCTCCCTCGTCATCGGTGACGGCGTCCTCACCCCGGCCATGTCCG TGATGTCGTCGTTCTCCGGTCTGCAGGTCCATTCACACACCCTAACAAACG GTGAGGTGGTGATCCTATCGTGCATCGTGTTGGTGTGCCTCTTCATGCTGCAGCACTGGGGGACGCACCGCGTGGCCTTCCTCTTCGCGCCCGTCATCGTCACCTGGCTCCTCCTCCTGGGGGGCACCGGCGTCTACAACATCATCGTGTGGAATCCCAGGGTGTTCTACGCGCTCTCTCCCACCTACCTCATCAGGTTCTTCATGAGGACCGGCAGAGAGGGCTGGATTGCACTTGGAGGGGTGCTACTCTCCATGACAG GCACGGAGGCTATGTTTGCGGACCTTGGCCACTTCACAGCAACATCCATAAGG GTGGCCTTTGTGGGCTTGATCTACCCATGTTTGGTGCTGCAGTACATGGGACAGGCGGCCTTCCTGTCCAAAACCCCCGAGTGCGATATCCACTTCATCTTCTTCAAGTCCATACCCG TGCAGTTGTTCTGGCCGGTGCTGGTGGTGGCGACGCTGGCTTCGATCGTGGGCAGCCAGGCGGTGATCACGGCCACCTTCTCCATCGTGCGGCAGTGCATGGCGCTTGGCTGCTTCCCGCGCGTGAAGATCGTGCACACCTCCAGCCTCATCCCCGGGCAGATCTACAGCCCCGAGATCAACTGGCTCCTCATGCTCGTCTGCCTCAGCGTCACCGTGGGGTTCCGCGACACCGTGCTCATCGGCAACGCGTACGGGATGGCGTGCTCCGGCGTGATGGTGGTCACCACGCTGCTCATGACGCTGGTGATCATCTTCGTGTGGCAGCTGGGCTTCATCATGGCGGCGCTCTTCCTGCTGGCCTTCGGCGTGGTGGAGGCGGCGTACCTGTCGGCGGCGCTGATGAAGGTGCCGCAGGGCGGGTGGCTGCCGCTGGCGCTGTCGCTGCTGTTCGTGGCCATCATGTACACGTGGCACTACGGCACGCGGCTGAAGCACTCGTTCGACGTGCAGAACAAGGTGTCCCTGCGGTGGATCCACGCGCTGGGCCCCAGCCTGGGCATCGTACGCGTCCCCGGCATCGGCCTCATCTACAGCGAGCTGGCCAGCGGCGTGCCGGCCGTCTTCTCGCACTTCGTCACCAACCTGCCGGCGTTCCACCAGGTGCTGGTGTTCGTGTGCGTCAAGTCGGTGCCCGTCCCGCACGTGTGCCCCGAGGAGCGGCACCTGGTGGGCCGCATCGGCCCGCGCGACTTCCACATGTTCCGCTGCGTCGTCCGCTACGGCTACAAGGACATGCTGGGCGAGGAGAGCGACTTCGAGAACGACCTGGTGCTCCGCATCGCCGAGTTCGTGCACATGGAGGCCGCCGAGGCCGCCGACAACCGCCCCAGCGACGGCGCCGCGTCGGCCGTGGAGGGCCGGATGGCCGTGGTGCGGCGGCCCAGCGACCTGGCGCGGACGGGGCGGCTGCTGGTGCAGGAGCCGGCGGACGAGGAGAGCCTGGTGGTGCGCGCGGCCACGGCGGCCACGGACGGCGACAAGTCGGACACGCTGGAGTCGCTGCAGGCCATCTACGAGGCCGagtccccggcggcggcggcggcgtacggcagCCGGCGGCAGCGCGTGCGGTTCGAGCTCTCGGACCTGGCCGGCGAGCACGTGGACCCGGAGGTGAAGGCGGAGCTGGCCGCCATCGTGGAAGCCAAGCACGCCGGCGTGGCCTACATCATGGGCCACTCGTACATCAAGGCCAGGAAGAGCTCCAACGTGTTCAAGAAGTTCGCCATCGACATAGCCTACAACTTCCTCCGGAAGAACTCCCGGGGCCCCGCCGTGGCGCTCAACATACCGCACATCAGCCTCATTGAGGTCGGCATGATCTACTACGTCTAG